A part of Thermococcus sp. LS1 genomic DNA contains:
- a CDS encoding helicase-related protein gives MSEDIKGAILGDVLLHSPALFYTALTAPARRPITPFKHQFQPLYHAMISRPVRILIADEIGLGKTVQALAIARYLQLRGEAKRILVLVPKILREQWKQEIRRVGGFPTVIENGREVESKLRNTYGYTVVSIDLAKRSPHRERFLDIKWDLIIVDEVHNVTLGTQRYEFLRALVEKGGGDLNLIFLSATPHRGNPKDYLARIALLDPTLTDQYQKLDKPGFYSKTRDTLVMRRTKKVVNELEGREVFKKCYFGAVVVEISDAERAFFDKLDKALFEMIKGARENSPEALLAVLVRKRASSSYEAAVKTISKIAESANSEGSGKAEKVSKYIKSLFGLGYDEIELEDFNELDDAVEKIIEEYSPLLDRKQVESFRGLLELAKQIKERDSKLQMVAEIAAYHIRQGEKVIIFTEFKDTLEYIKRKLPKILADEYGVRLEGREISFLYGGMSSREVEEQMARFEQHGKLLISTDVASEGLNLQIASVVINYEAPWSPIKLEQRVGRIWRLSQPRETTAYTLFLAAETDLYVLENLYQKIMNITEAIGSGPRLGKPVFGKQMFSGDFEALWKEEASEGGAKGEGPSEYDLVIASIKRELTGYAGAIIHTLKSLRQNIEKMIPSDTAKQVQEELEHILTPRDFDRDAVSEVLRAYLTEVLGKRNIPEISPILHGVVKEGPSSLMPMKIGVKGRDGVEYLYFVRLVDEKDGREFHRYPVLVRRNGGKLEFLYGVDLLKHLIGVFSQEFVVIGRPEPTMEEHLISSQLRTLARDGFYRPRTKYRNYERAFSRGKLKKGRLFKNTKIETTEVLRIEGISEERFNILKYVPSGILDVYGLSEKDVEPPTDEYKRITERNFVPLEDILKSERKAMEIVMELEKKRLEKKYGPGGGWEVKDVSLKEHYDIKVVEPEGERYIEVKGHKPLLLTAEVTPAEYEFATDSKNVDKYWIYIVANLGKKKPVILKVFRPFERDARVYAVLEDGKEVEITGKVSVNIENKIRKVLSVG, from the coding sequence TTGAGTGAGGACATTAAGGGAGCCATTCTGGGGGACGTTCTCCTCCACAGTCCTGCACTGTTTTACACCGCCCTAACCGCTCCGGCGAGGAGGCCAATAACCCCGTTCAAGCATCAGTTCCAGCCCCTTTACCACGCCATGATCTCCCGGCCGGTAAGGATACTCATCGCCGACGAAATCGGGCTGGGGAAGACAGTCCAGGCGCTGGCCATTGCGAGGTATCTTCAGCTGAGGGGTGAGGCCAAGAGAATCCTTGTCCTCGTGCCGAAGATTCTCCGCGAGCAGTGGAAACAGGAGATAAGAAGGGTTGGGGGCTTTCCAACCGTAATCGAGAACGGTCGCGAGGTCGAGAGCAAGCTGAGGAACACGTACGGATACACGGTCGTCTCAATTGATCTTGCCAAGAGGTCTCCCCATCGCGAGAGGTTCCTCGATATTAAGTGGGACTTGATAATCGTTGATGAGGTTCACAACGTTACCCTCGGCACCCAGAGGTACGAGTTCCTTAGGGCCCTTGTTGAGAAGGGCGGAGGGGACCTCAACCTGATTTTCCTTTCCGCGACGCCCCACCGGGGCAATCCCAAAGATTATCTCGCAAGGATTGCCCTCCTTGACCCGACTCTTACCGACCAGTATCAGAAACTTGACAAGCCGGGTTTTTACAGCAAAACTCGGGATACGCTCGTCATGAGAAGGACCAAAAAGGTCGTCAACGAGCTTGAGGGTAGGGAAGTCTTCAAGAAGTGTTATTTTGGGGCAGTTGTCGTTGAGATAAGCGACGCTGAAAGGGCCTTTTTCGATAAGCTCGATAAAGCACTCTTCGAGATGATAAAGGGTGCCAGGGAGAATTCTCCAGAGGCCCTTCTCGCGGTTCTTGTCAGGAAGAGGGCTTCATCGAGTTATGAAGCGGCGGTAAAGACAATCAGTAAGATTGCTGAGAGTGCAAACTCTGAAGGGAGCGGGAAGGCAGAAAAGGTTAGCAAATACATTAAAAGTCTCTTTGGCCTCGGTTATGATGAGATTGAGCTGGAGGACTTCAACGAGCTTGACGATGCCGTTGAGAAGATAATCGAGGAGTACTCGCCTTTGCTCGACAGGAAACAGGTGGAGTCATTCAGGGGACTTCTTGAGTTAGCAAAGCAAATCAAAGAGAGGGACAGTAAGCTCCAAATGGTGGCGGAGATTGCCGCGTATCATATCAGGCAAGGGGAGAAGGTGATAATCTTCACGGAGTTCAAGGACACGCTGGAATACATAAAGCGGAAGCTTCCCAAGATTCTGGCCGACGAGTACGGCGTTAGGCTGGAAGGCCGTGAGATTTCCTTCCTTTACGGGGGAATGTCGAGCAGAGAAGTGGAAGAACAGATGGCCAGGTTTGAGCAGCATGGGAAACTTTTAATCTCAACTGACGTTGCCTCCGAAGGTTTGAACCTCCAGATTGCCAGCGTTGTCATAAATTACGAGGCTCCATGGAGTCCGATAAAGCTCGAACAGAGGGTCGGGAGGATATGGAGGCTCAGTCAGCCGAGGGAGACAACCGCTTACACCCTGTTCCTGGCGGCAGAGACCGACCTGTACGTTCTGGAGAACCTTTACCAGAAGATTATGAACATAACTGAAGCCATTGGAAGTGGGCCACGCCTTGGCAAGCCGGTTTTCGGAAAACAAATGTTCTCTGGGGATTTTGAGGCACTGTGGAAGGAAGAAGCCTCCGAAGGGGGTGCCAAGGGAGAAGGGCCTTCCGAGTATGACCTTGTGATTGCGTCAATAAAGAGGGAACTTACAGGTTACGCTGGTGCAATAATACACACCCTGAAGAGTCTCCGACAGAACATTGAGAAAATGATTCCTTCTGACACAGCAAAGCAGGTTCAGGAGGAGCTTGAGCATATACTCACTCCGAGAGACTTTGACAGGGACGCGGTCTCCGAAGTGCTGAGGGCTTATCTCACTGAGGTTCTTGGGAAGAGGAACATTCCCGAAATTTCCCCGATTCTTCATGGTGTCGTTAAGGAAGGCCCCTCAAGCCTAATGCCAATGAAGATTGGTGTTAAGGGCAGGGATGGCGTTGAATACCTTTATTTTGTAAGGTTAGTTGACGAGAAAGATGGCCGGGAGTTCCATCGTTATCCTGTCCTCGTAAGGAGGAACGGGGGGAAGCTTGAGTTCCTTTATGGCGTTGACCTGTTGAAGCACCTTATTGGGGTGTTCTCGCAGGAGTTCGTTGTTATTGGCCGGCCCGAACCCACCATGGAAGAGCATTTAATATCTTCCCAGCTCAGGACGCTCGCAAGGGACGGTTTTTACAGGCCCAGGACAAAGTACAGAAATTACGAGCGGGCATTTTCAAGGGGCAAACTGAAGAAGGGGCGCCTCTTCAAGAACACGAAAATTGAGACAACCGAGGTACTAAGGATCGAGGGCATCAGCGAGGAGAGGTTCAACATACTAAAGTATGTTCCCAGTGGGATTCTCGACGTTTATGGGCTCTCGGAGAAAGACGTGGAACCGCCCACCGATGAATACAAGCGCATAACCGAGAGGAACTTCGTGCCCCTGGAGGATATCCTGAAGAGCGAACGGAAGGCGATGGAGATCGTCATGGAGCTTGAGAAGAAAAGGTTGGAAAAGAAGTATGGCCCCGGTGGAGGCTGGGAAGTCAAAGACGTCTCATTGAAGGAACATTATGACATCAAGGTCGTTGAGCCCGAGGGAGAAAGGTACATTGAGGTTAAGGGTCACAAGCCGCTCCTGCTTACGGCAGAGGTCACCCCTGCGGAGTATGAATTCGCGACGGACTCCAAAAACGTTGATAAGTACTGGATTTATATCGTCGCAAACCTCGGAAAGAAAAAGCCGGTCATATTGAAGGTTTTCAGGCCTTTTGAGAGGGATGCCAGGGTTTATGCAGTCCTCGAAGATGGGAAGGAAGTTGAGATTACCGGAAAGGTCAGCGTCAACATTGAGAACAAGATTCGAAAGGTGCTCTCGGTGGGGTAA
- a CDS encoding EVE domain-containing protein has protein sequence MKYWLCITNRANWEVVKKKNVWGVAKRHKNTIAKVKPGDRLVFYVKQERKNKEVLEPKIVGIFEVVSEPYTDSSRIFKSPPHLNETYPLRVKVKPIKLGELDFKPLIPKLKFITNKKRWSGHLMGKAMRELPEEDYRLIEGLL, from the coding sequence ATGAAGTACTGGCTCTGCATCACCAACCGTGCGAACTGGGAGGTTGTCAAGAAGAAGAACGTCTGGGGAGTCGCGAAGAGGCATAAAAACACCATCGCCAAGGTTAAACCGGGCGACAGGCTCGTCTTTTACGTCAAGCAAGAGAGGAAAAACAAAGAGGTTTTAGAGCCGAAGATTGTGGGCATCTTTGAGGTCGTTAGTGAGCCTTACACAGATTCAAGCAGAATCTTCAAGAGTCCTCCCCACCTTAACGAGACTTACCCGTTGAGGGTGAAGGTTAAGCCAATAAAGCTCGGCGAGCTCGACTTCAAGCCGCTCATTCCAAAGCTGAAGTTCATCACGAACAAGAAGCGCTGGAGTGGCCACCTGATGGGCAAGGCCATGAGAGAACTGCCAGAAGAGGACTACAGGCTGATTGAAGGCTTGCTTTGA
- a CDS encoding biotin/lipoate A/B protein ligase family protein, which yields MRFIPLIVARPEVQMAIDEAIMRARIEGKVPDTVRLYAFNPSSVTIGRFQSVRHDVDLDAAGRLGIPVVRRITGGGSVFHDEFGEITYSVVIGEDYHPALRNVEESYRYLAGPLVDALKELGLDAGFSGLNDIVANGKKISGSAQTRRKGVILQHGTFMYATRVEVLAKVLRISKAKLSDKGVSSIWERVTTLEREGIKLNRWETYELLKDKFFAAFELEEGQLTDYELELAEKLIEERYGNPEWNEMR from the coding sequence ATGAGGTTCATTCCGCTCATAGTTGCCCGACCCGAGGTTCAGATGGCGATAGACGAGGCGATAATGCGCGCTAGAATTGAGGGCAAGGTCCCCGACACGGTGAGGCTCTACGCTTTCAATCCCAGCTCGGTAACTATAGGCCGCTTCCAGAGCGTCCGGCACGACGTTGACCTCGACGCCGCCGGGAGGCTTGGAATCCCGGTTGTAAGGCGCATAACCGGCGGCGGGAGCGTCTTCCACGACGAGTTCGGTGAGATAACCTATTCGGTGGTCATCGGCGAGGACTATCATCCCGCCCTGCGGAACGTCGAGGAGAGCTACCGCTACCTGGCCGGCCCGCTCGTGGATGCTCTGAAGGAGCTTGGCCTCGACGCCGGCTTCTCCGGCCTGAACGACATCGTCGCCAACGGCAAGAAGATAAGCGGCTCTGCCCAGACGAGGAGAAAGGGGGTAATCCTCCAGCACGGCACGTTCATGTACGCGACGAGGGTGGAGGTACTCGCGAAGGTTCTGAGGATTTCGAAGGCGAAGCTTTCTGATAAAGGAGTTTCGAGCATCTGGGAGAGGGTTACGACGCTGGAGCGCGAGGGAATAAAGCTGAACCGCTGGGAGACCTACGAGCTGCTGAAAGACAAGTTCTTTGCCGCGTTTGAGCTGGAAGAAGGCCAGCTGACAGACTACGAGCTCGAGCTTGCAGAGAAACTGATAGAGGAGAGGTACGGAAACCCGGAGTGGAACGAGATGAGGTAA
- a CDS encoding signal peptidase I, with the protein MEESWKKDLAWILIAFIAVFALQSGLKIVLHTESPLVIVVSGSMEPVFYRGDVVLLEGINEDNIDKVHVGDVIVYKRPGYEYPIIHRVREIKEVNLGGKTEKCFVTWGDNNWAPDPDYPTPYGPVPCVPAYAVEDKALLVFPKIGLIPLEIRERLGLG; encoded by the coding sequence ATGGAGGAATCCTGGAAAAAGGATCTAGCATGGATTTTAATCGCGTTCATAGCAGTTTTTGCACTTCAATCAGGACTTAAAATAGTGCTGCACACAGAGTCGCCGCTGGTCATAGTGGTAAGCGGCTCCATGGAGCCCGTCTTTTACAGGGGAGACGTTGTCCTCCTGGAAGGGATAAATGAGGACAACATAGATAAAGTCCACGTTGGCGACGTGATCGTCTATAAGCGCCCAGGTTACGAATACCCAATAATCCACCGTGTCAGGGAGATAAAGGAGGTAAACCTTGGCGGGAAAACCGAGAAGTGCTTCGTCACCTGGGGCGACAACAACTGGGCCCCGGATCCAGATTATCCAACGCCTTACGGGCCGGTTCCCTGCGTTCCCGCTTATGCCGTCGAGGACAAGGCCCTGCTGGTTTTCCCGAAGATAGGCCTCATCCCGCTCGAGATAAGGGAGCGCCTCGGCCTGGGATGA
- a CDS encoding DUF531 domain-containing protein: MLTVALYNTYDPRKLHEAHLRAIARAGPIAYAYGFHLALVGFPFEGRPVDVAEEIAGHTTIGEGGKYLLELAQRNRFHLLEFPRKGFPPQFGTPVATTRKPSEEKEITPLELAERALKGESFLLLIGLGRHGLPKEIFKMARYHMDITGKRVSLETCTAIGAIPARISTLMEALRWRNPGKRI, encoded by the coding sequence ATGCTGACGGTTGCGCTCTACAACACCTACGACCCAAGGAAGCTGCACGAGGCCCACCTGAGGGCCATAGCCAGAGCCGGACCAATAGCTTACGCCTACGGTTTTCACCTGGCTCTGGTGGGATTCCCCTTCGAGGGCAGGCCGGTTGATGTTGCCGAGGAAATAGCCGGTCACACGACCATAGGCGAGGGAGGGAAGTATCTCCTCGAGCTCGCCCAGAGAAACCGCTTCCACCTCCTTGAGTTTCCGAGGAAGGGCTTTCCCCCTCAGTTCGGCACGCCGGTTGCGACCACCAGAAAGCCGAGCGAGGAGAAGGAGATAACCCCACTTGAGCTCGCAGAGAGGGCTTTGAAAGGCGAGAGTTTTCTGCTCCTGATAGGCCTTGGAAGGCATGGCCTCCCGAAGGAAATATTTAAGATGGCGCGCTATCATATGGATATAACAGGGAAAAGGGTCAGCCTTGAAACCTGCACCGCAATAGGTGCCATACCCGCGAGAATAAGCACTCTAATGGAGGCGTTGAGATGGAGGAATCCTGGAAAAAGGATCTAG
- a CDS encoding dipeptidase, with protein sequence MIFDAHSDLPTFIYDERKKGKTLVLEKSFNQFFAPGVAARVMAIWTRPDRRSSALRYGLEVLNALRKDVEESERFELVTSVGEMKKAIEEGRAALWLGLEGGEPIEDSLDLLEVFYHLGLRVLTLTWSLRNAIGDGVFERTNGGLTNFGVEVVGKAEELGILIDLSHINEAGFWDTLDVTAFPVMASHSNARALCDHPRNLTDEQIKAIAERDGVIGAVAIPSFVDREKPTLEKYVEHIDYMVELAGYKHVGLGFDFVYYLSGWSGRSVEGFENESKIPELLERLNENFSAKEIEAITFRNLERLFERVIG encoded by the coding sequence ATGATATTTGATGCCCATTCAGACCTGCCTACTTTTATCTATGACGAGAGGAAGAAAGGAAAAACCCTTGTCCTCGAGAAAAGCTTTAACCAGTTCTTCGCTCCAGGCGTAGCCGCTCGAGTGATGGCCATCTGGACGAGGCCAGACAGGAGGAGCTCGGCCCTGAGATACGGGCTGGAGGTTCTCAACGCCCTTCGGAAAGACGTCGAGGAGAGCGAGCGCTTCGAGCTTGTGACAAGCGTCGGGGAGATGAAAAAGGCCATCGAGGAAGGAAGGGCCGCCCTCTGGCTGGGCCTTGAGGGCGGGGAGCCGATAGAGGACAGCCTGGATTTGCTGGAGGTCTTCTACCATCTCGGCCTGAGGGTTCTAACGCTCACGTGGAGCCTCAGGAACGCAATAGGCGACGGCGTCTTCGAGAGGACAAACGGGGGTCTGACCAACTTCGGCGTTGAAGTCGTCGGAAAGGCCGAGGAACTGGGAATCCTCATAGACCTCAGCCACATAAACGAAGCCGGCTTCTGGGACACTCTAGACGTTACCGCATTTCCCGTTATGGCCTCGCACTCCAATGCGAGAGCGCTGTGCGATCACCCGAGGAACCTCACGGACGAGCAGATAAAGGCCATAGCGGAGCGAGATGGAGTTATCGGAGCGGTTGCCATTCCGAGCTTTGTAGACAGAGAAAAGCCAACGCTGGAGAAGTACGTCGAGCACATCGATTATATGGTCGAGCTGGCGGGATACAAGCACGTGGGGCTCGGCTTCGACTTCGTGTACTACCTGTCCGGCTGGAGTGGGAGGAGCGTTGAGGGCTTTGAGAACGAGTCGAAGATTCCAGAGCTGCTTGAGAGACTGAACGAGAACTTCAGCGCGAAAGAGATTGAAGCGATAACTTTCAGGAACCTCGAGCGCCTTTTTGAGAGGGTTATCGGATGA
- a CDS encoding methyltransferase domain-containing protein — MEEVYFLTAGDARRLLFARGGARLNLDLRKTGRSWLITIEGDEFIFPDGTRVERSLVERIARDEGSVYFVKNGGVYKAAIASEEGFYKLVPTVPPTIEINGIRMHRTKEVNPLQDTLNKVNTVKPKEGEMVLDTCMGLGYTAIEAAKRGAYVITIEKDKSVIELARINPWSRELFQGGKIQIIHGDAFEVIKRFNDGSFDVIIHDPPRFSLAGHLYSGEFYGELFRILKPGGRLFHYVGNPGKKYRRKDLQKGVMERLRKAGFVGVKRVEEALGVVARKPEKRTK; from the coding sequence ATGGAGGAGGTCTACTTCCTAACTGCAGGAGACGCGAGAAGGCTGCTCTTCGCGAGAGGGGGAGCGAGGCTTAACCTGGATTTGAGAAAGACCGGGCGTTCATGGCTCATCACCATTGAGGGAGACGAGTTCATCTTTCCGGACGGCACGCGCGTTGAGAGGAGCCTGGTCGAAAGGATAGCGAGGGACGAGGGGAGCGTTTACTTCGTTAAAAACGGAGGAGTTTACAAGGCAGCGATAGCGAGTGAAGAGGGCTTCTACAAGCTCGTGCCGACGGTTCCGCCGACGATAGAGATAAACGGCATCAGAATGCACCGCACGAAGGAGGTAAACCCCCTGCAGGACACGCTCAACAAGGTGAACACAGTAAAGCCGAAGGAGGGCGAGATGGTTTTGGACACCTGCATGGGGCTCGGCTACACCGCGATAGAGGCCGCGAAACGCGGTGCTTACGTGATAACTATAGAAAAGGATAAGAGCGTCATAGAACTGGCAAGAATAAACCCCTGGAGCAGGGAGCTCTTCCAGGGCGGGAAGATTCAGATCATCCACGGGGATGCCTTCGAGGTCATTAAGCGCTTCAACGACGGGAGCTTTGATGTGATAATCCACGACCCCCCTCGCTTTTCTCTGGCGGGTCATCTCTACAGCGGGGAGTTTTACGGGGAGCTCTTCAGGATTCTCAAGCCCGGCGGAAGGCTGTTCCACTACGTTGGAAACCCCGGGAAGAAGTACAGGAGAAAAGACCTCCAGAAGGGCGTGATGGAGCGCTTAAGGAAGGCCGGCTTCGTCGGGGTAAAAAGGGTTGAGGAAGCGCTCGGTGTAGTGGCGAGGAAACCGGAGAAAAGAACAAAATGA
- a CDS encoding S9 family peptidase, protein MSSIEWNEKTFSKFAYLDDPQIKGGRVAYVLTKANMKDNRYENTVVVEDIEIGARRFIENASMPRFSPDGRKLAFMMPNEEKKTSEIWVADVETLSAKRVLEAKNVRFIQWNDDSRRLLVVGFKRRDDEDFIFEDDVPVWFDNMGFFDGEKTTFWVLDTESEEILEEFEKPRFSSGIWHGNAIVVNVPYREGSKPAFFKFTDIYLWRDGEEEKLFEKVSFQAVDSDGKTILLRGKPEKKKLSEHDFLYLYDGELKAINEHLGRNTGQAKLDGGRVYFTLYEAGSINLYLWDGEVEPITVGEHWIMGFDTDGGRVAMLIETATRLRELYIYDGELKQLTDYNGPLFERLRTFEPRHFRFKSLDLEIDGWYIRPELKEDEKAPVIVFVHGGPKGMYGHYFKYEMQLMANKGYYIVFVNPRGSNGYSEEFALRVLERTGLEDFLDIMNGIEAFFRLEPQADRERVGITGISYGGFMTNWALTQSELFKAGISENGISYWLTSYAFSDIGLWFDKEVIGDDPLNNENYRKLSPLFYVENVKAPILLIHSLEDYRCPLDQSVMFYHALRDLGKEAYIAIFRRGAHGHSIRGSPKHRAKRYKLFMEFFERKLKKYEEGFDVEKILKGLE, encoded by the coding sequence ATGAGCAGCATCGAATGGAACGAAAAGACCTTTTCTAAGTTTGCTTACCTGGACGATCCCCAGATCAAAGGGGGTAGGGTCGCCTACGTTCTGACCAAGGCCAACATGAAGGACAACAGGTACGAAAACACTGTGGTTGTTGAGGACATCGAAATCGGGGCAAGACGCTTCATCGAGAACGCTTCCATGCCTCGCTTTTCTCCGGATGGCAGGAAGCTCGCCTTCATGATGCCCAACGAGGAGAAGAAGACTTCCGAGATATGGGTTGCCGACGTTGAAACGCTGAGCGCCAAGAGGGTTCTGGAAGCTAAAAACGTCCGCTTCATCCAGTGGAACGACGATTCCCGGCGTCTCCTTGTTGTAGGCTTCAAGCGCAGAGACGACGAGGACTTCATCTTCGAGGACGATGTCCCTGTGTGGTTCGACAACATGGGCTTCTTCGACGGCGAGAAGACCACCTTCTGGGTTCTCGACACCGAGAGCGAGGAGATACTTGAGGAGTTTGAGAAGCCGCGCTTCAGCTCAGGTATCTGGCACGGCAACGCCATAGTCGTCAACGTTCCCTACCGTGAGGGCAGCAAGCCTGCCTTCTTCAAGTTCACCGATATCTACCTCTGGCGCGACGGAGAGGAGGAGAAGCTCTTCGAGAAGGTTTCCTTCCAGGCGGTTGATTCCGACGGTAAGACCATCCTCCTCCGTGGCAAGCCTGAGAAGAAAAAGCTCAGCGAGCACGACTTCCTCTACCTCTACGACGGCGAGCTGAAGGCTATTAATGAACACCTCGGCAGGAATACAGGCCAGGCTAAGCTAGACGGTGGCAGAGTCTACTTCACCCTCTACGAGGCTGGCAGTATCAACCTCTACCTATGGGATGGTGAGGTCGAGCCGATAACCGTTGGCGAGCACTGGATCATGGGCTTCGACACCGACGGCGGAAGGGTTGCGATGCTCATCGAGACTGCAACGCGCCTGAGAGAGCTCTACATCTACGACGGCGAACTTAAGCAGCTCACCGACTACAACGGGCCGCTCTTTGAGAGGCTCAGGACCTTTGAGCCAAGGCACTTCAGGTTTAAGTCCCTCGACCTCGAGATAGACGGCTGGTACATCAGGCCCGAGCTGAAGGAGGATGAGAAGGCTCCGGTCATAGTATTCGTCCACGGCGGACCGAAGGGAATGTACGGCCACTACTTCAAGTACGAGATGCAGCTGATGGCGAATAAGGGCTACTACATCGTCTTCGTGAACCCGCGTGGAAGCAACGGCTATTCAGAGGAGTTCGCCCTTCGCGTTCTGGAGAGAACAGGCCTCGAGGACTTCCTGGATATAATGAACGGAATTGAGGCGTTCTTCAGGCTTGAACCGCAGGCCGACCGCGAGAGGGTTGGAATAACGGGCATAAGCTACGGTGGATTCATGACCAACTGGGCGCTGACGCAGAGCGAGCTCTTCAAGGCTGGAATAAGTGAGAACGGCATAAGCTACTGGCTGACGAGCTACGCTTTCTCCGATATAGGCCTCTGGTTCGACAAGGAGGTAATCGGAGACGACCCGCTGAACAACGAGAACTACAGAAAGCTCAGCCCGCTCTTCTACGTCGAGAACGTCAAGGCCCCGATACTGCTCATCCATTCGCTGGAGGACTACCGCTGCCCGCTCGACCAGAGCGTCATGTTCTACCACGCCCTCAGGGACCTCGGCAAGGAGGCCTACATAGCGATATTCAGGCGCGGTGCCCACGGCCACAGCATAAGGGGTTCTCCAAAGCACAGGGCCAAGCGCTACAAGCTCTTCATGGAGTTCTTCGAGAGGAAGCTCAAGAAGTACGAGGAAGGTTTCGATGTGGAGAAGATTCTGAAGGGCTTAGAGTGA
- a CDS encoding phosphotransferase — translation MFDHLISRAQLERFYSHLEGLGLAEIKPYAKGTTSLIFRARLGEKSVIVKLQRPDSPRMNFKREAEIIKILEPYEVTPRLVDYGTFEGLEYLIREFAEGEIIFYADFEKRHLFEIAHKTALLDRLGLDHGQIQGGKHIIVGERVWLIDFEKAGFRKPKNLTSAMAMLFINDNYISRRIREKFSVGGAFLEEMREELRNYKRTRNLSGLLRLLSRL, via the coding sequence ATGTTCGACCACCTGATAAGCAGAGCTCAGCTGGAGCGCTTTTACTCTCACCTGGAAGGGTTAGGATTGGCCGAAATAAAGCCTTACGCCAAAGGGACGACGAGCCTTATTTTCAGAGCCAGGTTAGGGGAAAAAAGCGTCATAGTTAAGCTCCAGCGTCCGGATTCCCCGAGGATGAACTTCAAGAGGGAGGCGGAGATCATCAAGATACTCGAGCCATACGAGGTAACGCCCCGGCTTGTAGACTACGGAACCTTTGAGGGCCTCGAATATCTCATCCGCGAGTTCGCAGAGGGTGAGATAATCTTCTACGCCGACTTTGAAAAGCGCCATCTCTTCGAGATAGCCCATAAAACGGCCCTCCTTGACAGACTCGGCCTCGACCACGGCCAGATACAGGGCGGAAAGCACATAATAGTTGGTGAGCGCGTCTGGCTTATAGACTTCGAGAAGGCCGGCTTCAGGAAGCCCAAGAACCTCACATCGGCAATGGCCATGCTCTTCATCAACGACAACTACATCTCGCGCAGGATAAGGGAAAAGTTCAGCGTTGGGGGAGCTTTTCTAGAGGAGATGCGGGAAGAACTGAGGAACTACAAGAGAACCAGAAACCTCTCAGGCCTTCTGAGACTTCTTTCTCGCCTTTAG